The Gemmatimonadota bacterium genome includes the window TTTTTTGCGCGAGATTGGCGTCTGATATAGGTGATATAAACGGTTAAAAGCCGGTTTGATATGCGAACGCTGCGCGGGGTATCGCTTTTGAACCGGTTCTTTTTTTAGCAATTTGGAAAACGAGTTGCGCAAAAAAGACAGCCGATATAGTTTATATACAGTTCACCATTGCTCACGAAAGGAATGCACCATGCCTGTAGATTCTATGGTCGAAACTTATGAGACGCAGGGATTTTTGACAGAAGTTGATGTGTTTTCAGAAAACGAGATCGGGCATTTTCGCGCGTTATTTGACGATTTGGAAGCGCGAGAAGGCAAGGAGAAGTGCCAGATCGGTTTGCAGGGGCGGCATTTTGACGAGGCATTTATCTGGCAACTGGCAACGGATAAGCGGGTCTTGGACGTGATGCAGGCCGTGATGGGCGACAATGTGATGTTGTTATCCACCCACTTTTTTTGCAAATATCCCGATCCAGAGGCAAAGATATTTGTGGCGTGGCATCAGGATATTACGTACTGGGGGCTTAAACCACCCATTGCACATACGGCATGGATCGCCATTGACGATGCGGATGTGGAGAATGGGTGTATGCGTTTTATTCCGGGATCGCACAAAGATGGGATTGCAGCACACGGCAAATCGGTGCGCGAAGGCAATTTGCTGAGTATCAATCAGGAGATTCCAGATGAATATGTGGATGACAGCGCGGCGGTCGATATTGTGTTGAGGGCCGGGCAGATGTCGGTTCACGACGGACAATTATTTCACGCGAGCAATCCCAATCGGTCAAACCGACGGCGATGCGGGTTGACCGTGCGATTTATTCCCCCGCATGTCAAACAGACCACGCTCAATTCACACAAGCAGGCTTGGCAGCCCATTGTATTGCGCGGCGAAGATCAATTTGGACATTTCGCAAAGGTTGGGATGCCATTTCCATTGTCGTGATGATTGATTTGAGGAGCAGATATGGCAAAGAGAAAAGTGCTTATTACGGGGGGTACGGGTTATGTGGCAGGGCGGATGTTGCCCGCATTGCGCGAGCGATATGATCTGACGGTTTTAGACGTGAAGACGACCAATCGCGAAGGCGAGGAAGTAAGCGATGTGGTGATTGCGGATTTGACGAATCGGGACCGGGATGTGTATCGGGAGCATTTCAGGGGGCAAGATGCGATTGTTCACTGCGGATTTGTGCGGGCAAAAGACGAGGCGGATCGCTTCTGGGCAGAGATGACGAATATCGATATGGCGCACAATGTGTATCAGACGTGTGTGGAGGAAAATGTTCGACGCGCCGTGATCATCAGTTCAAATCACGCTGCGGATTATTACGAAAATCTGATCTGGGCGGGCAAGCAGGAATTTGTGACGCCAGAGATGTACCCGCTTTCCGATAATTATTACGGCTGGGCAAAGGCGCAATACGAGTTGTTGGGCTTTACCTTTGCAACGGGATTGATGAATGGCGGCAAGAAGCTGGAGAATGTGCAGATTCGAATAGGTGGCCCGCGCGAGACCGATATGGATCGCGCAAAATCCACGAATTTGAAAAGCATGCATCGAGGCTTGGGCGCGTATTTGAGCATTCGGGATCAGGTGCAGTTGATTGTGAAGAGTATTGAGGCTGAAAATATCGAAGATGAATACGGTATCCCATTTCAAATTTTTTACGGCATTAGCGGCAATTCACACAATTTCTGGACGATCTCCAATGCGCGCAAGAAAATCGGCTATGAACCCGAGGACAATAGTCAGGTGAAATTTGCCGAACAATTGTCAAAAGTGTTGTTAGATGCGCGAGAAACATCAGAATGAATGATATGAGCGTAAAAATCGGTGGGGTAAATATCCCCGGTCGGACAGCACTGGCACCTTTGGCTGGTATTACAGACCGGTCATTTCGCATGCTGTGCCGGCAGCAGGGCGCGAGTTTTGCGGTCACGGAGATGGTCAGTGCCAAAGGGCTGGCCGAGGGCAGTGAGCGGTCGAATCAATATCTCGATTTTGAGGCCGATGAGTTTCCGATTTCCGCGCAATTGTTCGGCTCAGAACCCGAGGTCATGGCCGAAGGCGCTCGGGTTGTGGCGGAGCGCAATCCGGATATTATCGACATCAATTGCGGGTGCCCGGTAAAAAAAATCGTGACAAAAAATGCAGGTGCGGCTCTGCTCAATACACCTGATAGATTGGGACAGATCATTGCGTCAATGGTGCGTGCTGTGGATATTCCCGTGACACTAAAAATTAGAAGTGGGTGGGCGCAAGCCAATCAGGCAGTTGAAGTTGCGCGGATTGCTGAAGATTCTGGTGCAGCGGCAATTGCCGTGCATGGACGCACGCGCGAGGCGAAATTTGCGGGTAGAGCAGACTGGGATATTATCGCGGAAGTCAAAAACGCGGTTTCGATTCCCGTAATCGGCAATGGCGATGTACGCGGGCCAGAGGCTGCAAAGGATATGATGCAGAAAACGGGTTGCGATCTGGTGATGGTGGGGCGATGGGCTATTGGCAATCCCTGGCTTTTTAAGCGCATGGAGGTCTTTCTGAATACGGGGGAATTATTGCCTGAGCCAACGGATAGGGACCGTCTGGAAATGGCTGTTCACCATCTCAAGGCATCTATCGCGTTTAAGGGTTTGCGCTATGGCGTCCTGGAAATGCGCCGGCATCTCGCGGCATATATCAAGGGTGTGCCCGGCGCTACTCCTTATCGCCGTACACTGATGACAGAAGACGATCCGAATCATCTCATGGATTTGCTGGGACAAATCAAAGCGGGGGTGGCGGCGTGACACCGGAACGCATACGCGCATTGTTAGAGGCTGTTGCACAGGGGCAAACGGATGTGGAGGAGGCGTTTGCACACCTCGCACACCTGCCTTTTGAAGAGCTTGGTTTTGCGCGCATTGACCACCACCGCACGCTGAGGCAGGGGTTTCCCGAAGTTATTTTTTGCGAGGGAAAGACGGTTGAGCAAGTGATCGCTATAGCAGACCGCATTGTGTCATCGGGTACGACACTGCTGGCGACACGCACAAATGCAGAGATGCGGGATGCTCTGGCCGCCAAATATCCCGAAGCGAATGTCAATGCGCTCGCTCGCACAGTGGTTGTGGCAGGGGAGATTCCCTCGGCAGAAACAGTTGGCAAAATTCTGGTTGTGTCTGCGGGCACATCCGACTTGCCCGTGGCAGAAGAAGCCGTGGAAACCGCGCGGGTGATGGGTAATGAAGTCGAAACACTTTACGATGTAGGGGTCGCCGGGATTCACCGTCTGCTGGCGTGTAAGGAACGTCTATTGGATGCGAGTGTGATTATCGTGGTGGCCGGTA containing:
- a CDS encoding phytanoyl-CoA dioxygenase family protein is translated as MPVDSMVETYETQGFLTEVDVFSENEIGHFRALFDDLEAREGKEKCQIGLQGRHFDEAFIWQLATDKRVLDVMQAVMGDNVMLLSTHFFCKYPDPEAKIFVAWHQDITYWGLKPPIAHTAWIAIDDADVENGCMRFIPGSHKDGIAAHGKSVREGNLLSINQEIPDEYVDDSAAVDIVLRAGQMSVHDGQLFHASNPNRSNRRRCGLTVRFIPPHVKQTTLNSHKQAWQPIVLRGEDQFGHFAKVGMPFPLS
- a CDS encoding NAD(P)-dependent oxidoreductase, which codes for MAKRKVLITGGTGYVAGRMLPALRERYDLTVLDVKTTNREGEEVSDVVIADLTNRDRDVYREHFRGQDAIVHCGFVRAKDEADRFWAEMTNIDMAHNVYQTCVEENVRRAVIISSNHAADYYENLIWAGKQEFVTPEMYPLSDNYYGWAKAQYELLGFTFATGLMNGGKKLENVQIRIGGPRETDMDRAKSTNLKSMHRGLGAYLSIRDQVQLIVKSIEAENIEDEYGIPFQIFYGISGNSHNFWTISNARKKIGYEPEDNSQVKFAEQLSKVLLDARETSE
- the dusB gene encoding tRNA dihydrouridine synthase DusB, producing MSVKIGGVNIPGRTALAPLAGITDRSFRMLCRQQGASFAVTEMVSAKGLAEGSERSNQYLDFEADEFPISAQLFGSEPEVMAEGARVVAERNPDIIDINCGCPVKKIVTKNAGAALLNTPDRLGQIIASMVRAVDIPVTLKIRSGWAQANQAVEVARIAEDSGAAAIAVHGRTREAKFAGRADWDIIAEVKNAVSIPVIGNGDVRGPEAAKDMMQKTGCDLVMVGRWAIGNPWLFKRMEVFLNTGELLPEPTDRDRLEMAVHHLKASIAFKGLRYGVLEMRRHLAAYIKGVPGATPYRRTLMTEDDPNHLMDLLGQIKAGVAA
- the larB gene encoding nickel pincer cofactor biosynthesis protein LarB, yielding MTPERIRALLEAVAQGQTDVEEAFAHLAHLPFEELGFARIDHHRTLRQGFPEVIFCEGKTVEQVIAIADRIVSSGTTLLATRTNAEMRDALAAKYPEANVNALARTVVVAGEIPSAETVGKILVVSAGTSDLPVAEEAVETARVMGNEVETLYDVGVAGIHRLLACKERLLDASVIIVVAGMEGALPSVVGGLVNVPLIAVPTSVGYGASFKGLAALLGMLNSCASGVTVVNIDNGFGAGVAASKINRVRAG